From Streptomyces durmitorensis, a single genomic window includes:
- a CDS encoding carbohydrate ABC transporter permease, with product MAATTAPTRPRDGGPRAPKRRPWDEAPRWQIYLPLGLYLLFTIIPFYWMLLFAIRPAGSTSLLPWPITFEHFDKVWTERSFALFFQNSLIVGVLSMLMTTLVALAGGYALARFDFKIKRGFMLALLCSQFIPGALMLVPLFQIFANLQMINSLGSVIIAEAVFQLPLSMILISGFIKNVPYSLEEAAWVDGCGRFRAFCAVVLPLLRPGLIAVGSFAFVHSWNHFLFALMFLSNQDKQTIPVGLATLMGADSVDLGALAAGGVIAALPVVIVFAFIQKWLVTGFSAGAVKG from the coding sequence ATGGCGGCCACCACCGCACCCACCAGGCCGCGCGACGGCGGCCCGCGCGCCCCCAAGCGGCGCCCTTGGGACGAGGCCCCCCGCTGGCAGATCTACCTCCCGCTCGGCCTCTACCTCCTCTTCACCATCATCCCCTTCTACTGGATGCTGCTCTTCGCCATCCGACCGGCGGGCTCGACCTCGCTGCTCCCCTGGCCGATCACGTTCGAGCACTTCGACAAGGTGTGGACCGAGCGGAGCTTCGCGCTCTTCTTCCAGAACAGCCTCATCGTCGGCGTCCTGTCGATGCTGATGACGACGCTCGTCGCCCTGGCCGGCGGCTATGCCCTCGCCCGTTTCGACTTCAAGATCAAGCGCGGCTTCATGCTGGCGCTGCTGTGCTCGCAGTTCATCCCCGGCGCGCTGATGCTGGTGCCGCTCTTCCAGATCTTCGCCAACCTCCAGATGATCAACTCACTGGGCAGCGTCATCATCGCCGAGGCCGTCTTCCAGCTGCCGCTCTCGATGATCCTGATCAGCGGGTTCATCAAGAACGTGCCGTACTCCCTGGAGGAGGCCGCCTGGGTCGACGGCTGCGGACGCTTCCGCGCCTTCTGCGCCGTGGTCCTGCCCCTGCTGCGGCCGGGTCTGATAGCGGTCGGCTCCTTCGCCTTCGTGCACAGCTGGAACCACTTCCTGTTCGCCCTGATGTTCCTCTCCAACCAGGACAAGCAGACGATCCCGGTCGGCCTCGCCACCCTGATGGGCGCCGACAGCGTCGACCTCGGCGCGCTCGCGGCGGGAGGCGTCATCGCCGCCCTGCCCGTCGTGATCGTCTTCGCCTTCATCCAGAAGTGGCTGGTCACCGGGTTCAGCGCAGGGGCGGTGAAGGGATGA